One Triticum dicoccoides isolate Atlit2015 ecotype Zavitan chromosome 4B, WEW_v2.0, whole genome shotgun sequence genomic window carries:
- the LOC119295294 gene encoding L-type lectin-domain containing receptor kinase S.1-like, with protein MRLLVPDGARQRSEAAAATPRRHRPSPEAPPEASGRTVAVGIRWDAASRELLTWALVKVANAGDRVVALHVAAGGGGGAGLEERRKAADSLATVLAVYDGFCNLKQINLELKVCGGSSIRKTLVKEAASCGAGHLILGVAKNSRSFGSSSTSVAKYCAKRVPMSCSVLAVNNGKIIYQRVAAHEEPFNSTSAPETPRRSYRKLLTSLMGEKTQDECIKDNRPISRAVTMPVRSSTSSKQVSLALVPVKVCRRESPEVATGWPFLRKKLLPNRQDALSDKPKMSVVQWAMRLPSRYSAVSPVHLEHRTTRPDSTNSGSRILRDRVVIPSRSHSGSSSVVIEELDTETPEELISLKEKFLSLYSSYSYNELADITSNFSPECIVGQGGTSQVYKGCLTNGKELAVKILKYSDEVLKEFTSEIEIVSSVIHKNIISITGFSFKNNDLLLVYEYLQRGSLEEILHGEKECKSMFGWTERFNVAVGVAHALDYLHGNGNSRPVVHRDVKSSNILVSEDFEPKLSDFGLALWAADATPQITCNDVAGTFGYLAPEYFMHGKVNDKIDVFAFGVVLLELVSGRKPLCTGCPKGQESLVMWANSIIQGGKLTQLADPSLPTEGHTDEIERMTLAASLCIRPTPQHRPHIAVVLKLLDGDNDILKWARSHVGLSYKSDGDEDMVTLAPPENNTNIQSYINLAFDVEDDSASVSSNDFITANTSLEEYLQGRWSRSSSFD; from the exons ATGAGGCTCCTCGTCCCCGACGGCGCGCGCCAGCGCTCCGAGGCCGCGGCCGCCACGCCGCGCCGGCACCGCCCGTCGCCCGAGGCGCCGCCGGAGGCTAGCGGCAGGACGGTGGCGGTCGGGATCAGGTGGGACGCCGCCAGCCGCGAGCTCCTCACGTGGGCGCTCGTCAAGGTCGCCAATGCCGGCGACCGCGTCGTCGCCCTCCACGTCGCCGCCG GAGGCGGAGGAGGGGCTGGgctggaggagaggaggaaggcggCGGATTCGCTCGCGACGGTGCTCGCCGTGTACGACGGCTTCTGCAACCTCAAGCAG ATCAATTTGGAGCTCAAGGTCTGCGGAGGATCGTCTATCCGGAAAACTCTGGTTAAAGAAGCAGCTTCTTGTGGTGCTGGGCATCTTATACTCGGCGTCGCAAAGAATTCTCGGTCTTTTGG ATCCTCCTCCACTTCAGTTGCCAAGTACTGTGCAAAGAGAGTCCCCATGAGTTGCTCGGTTCTTGCTGTGAACAATGGCAAGATTATTTACCAAAGAGTTGCCGCACACGAAGAACCATTCAATAGCACTAGCGCAC CCGAGACTCCAAGGAGGAGTTACCGCAAGCTTCTGACTTCCCTGATGGGAGAGAAAACGCAGGACGAATGCATAAAGGATAACAGGCCCATTTCTCGGGCTGTCACCATGCCAGTGAGGTCTTCCACATCGTCAAAGCAAGTTTCACTAGCATTGGTTCCAGTTAAGGTTTGCCGACGTGAATCACCAGAAGTAGCAACTGGCTGGCCATTCCTAAGGAAGAAGTTATTGCCCAATCGACAGGATGCGTTGTCTGACAAGCCCAAGATGTCTGTGGTGCAGTGGGCAATGCGGCTTCCGAGCAGGTATTCAGCTGTTTCGCCAGTCCATCTTGAACACAGAACTACGAGACCGGACTCAACCAACAGTGGCAGTCGTATCTTGCGTGATAGGGTAGTTATCCCCTCCAGAAGCCATTCAGGAAGCTCTTCTGTTGTGATTGAGGAATTGGATACAGAAACTCCAGAGGAGCTGATCTCACTCAAAGAGAAATTCTTGTCCCTTTATTCGTCGTACAGTTACAATGAGCTTGCAGATATCACTTCCAATTTTTCACCTG AGTGTATAGTTGGACAAGGTGGCACGAGCCAAGTCTACAAAGGTTGTTTGACAAATGGCAAAGAGTTGGCAGTGAAGATCCTGAAGTATTCCGATGAGGTACTGAAGGAGTTCACATCAGAGATCGAGATTGTCAGCTCCGTCATTCACAAGAACATCATATCCATCACTGGCTTCTCCTTCAAGAACAATGATCTTCTATTGGTATATGAATACTTGCAAAGAGGCAGCCTAGAAGAAATACTGCATG GCGAGAAAGAATGCAAGAGCATGTTTGGTTGGACCGAGAGGTTCAATGTGGCGGTAGGTGTTGCTCATGCACTGGATTATCTCCATGGTAACGGCAACAGTCGCCCAGTGGTCCATAGGGATGTCAAGTCGTCCAATATCCTCGTCTCAGAGGATTTTGAGCCAAAG TTATCAGACTTTGGCCTTGCGCTCTGGGCCGCTGATGCAACACCCCAGATCACATGCAATGATGTTGCAGGAACTTTTGG GTACTTGGCTCCTGAGTACTTCATGCATGGCAAGGTGAACGACAAAATCGATGTTTTCGCTTTTGGTGTTGTTCTTCTTGAACTCGTCTCAGGCAGGAAACCGCTGTGCACTGGTTGTCCGAAAGGCCAGGAGAGTTTAGTTATGTGG GCGAATTCTATCATCCAAGGTGGAAAGCTCACACAACTGGCCGATCCTAGCTTGCCTACCGAAGGCCATACCGATGAAATTGAGAGGATGACACTTGCCGCTTCGCTCTGCATCAGACCAACACCTCAACACCGTCCTCACATCGCAGTG GTTCTGAAGCTACTTGATGGTGACAATGACATTCTCAAATGGGCTAGATCGCACGTGGGGCTATCATACAAGAGCGATGGCGACGAAGACATGGTCACGCTCGCACCTCCGGAGAACAACACCAACATCCAGTCGTACATCAATCTCGCCTTTGACGTCGAGGACGACTCCGCCTCGGTGAGCAGCAACGACTTCATCACGGCAAACACGTCCCTGGAAGAGTATCTGCAGGGAAGATGGAGCCGGTCGTCGAGCTTTGACTGA